One window from the genome of Fulvivirga lutea encodes:
- a CDS encoding DUF2157 domain-containing protein — protein sequence MKRTLKYLLDQGFIDNDNFSKLNSFIEERPLSIFWHIRILLYLGVTLIATSFGILIYENIDTIGHLSIVSIIGLTSIACFVYAFKKVPEFSVEKIESSNPWFDYIVLLGTLLFLTFEGYLQFQYSIFGERYGLATLLPAIVLFGIAYRFDHLGVLSLGITLFCSWLGISLTPKSLFTENDFSTTSLVITGILLSVILIGAGYFTIRKGFKRHFHFTYYNFGLHLGAVAILAAGFNFNYGWSWMLLISPLILFAYWYAQTYKSFYFLLFGLGYAYIAVSYIVVEAFIGLDSDYIFSAYLLMAYFIGTSIYAIKFLRSSHKQMTEDAGV from the coding sequence ATGAAAAGAACCTTAAAATATCTGTTGGATCAAGGCTTTATTGACAACGATAATTTCAGTAAACTAAATTCATTTATTGAGGAAAGACCCCTTTCAATTTTTTGGCATATAAGAATACTACTCTATTTAGGAGTAACGCTAATAGCAACTTCTTTTGGTATTCTTATTTATGAAAATATTGATACCATCGGCCACCTTTCTATTGTAAGTATTATTGGTCTCACTTCTATTGCCTGTTTTGTTTATGCCTTTAAAAAGGTTCCTGAATTCAGTGTAGAGAAAATAGAATCATCCAACCCCTGGTTTGATTACATAGTGCTGCTTGGCACATTGCTATTCTTAACTTTCGAAGGGTATTTGCAATTTCAATACTCAATTTTTGGAGAGCGTTACGGATTGGCCACCTTATTACCGGCCATTGTATTATTTGGTATTGCGTATCGTTTCGATCATTTGGGTGTACTATCATTAGGCATTACTTTATTTTGCTCGTGGCTAGGAATCTCGCTCACACCAAAATCATTATTTACAGAAAATGATTTTTCTACAACTAGTCTGGTCATCACTGGAATATTGTTAAGTGTTATACTCATTGGCGCAGGCTACTTTACAATCAGAAAGGGTTTCAAACGACATTTTCATTTTACCTATTATAATTTTGGATTACACCTAGGTGCTGTAGCCATTTTGGCAGCAGGTTTTAATTTTAATTACGGCTGGTCATGGATGTTATTAATTTCTCCACTCATCTTATTCGCCTATTGGTACGCCCAAACCTATAAATCCTTTTACTTTTTACTTTTTGGCCTTGGCTATGCCTACATAGCCGTCAGCTACATTGTTGTTGAAGCATTTATTGGATTAGACTCAGATTATATTTTTTCTGCCTACTTGCTGATGGCTTATTTCATAGGAACATCCATATATGCCATAAAATTTCTAAGAAGTTCACATAAACAAATGACTGAAGATGCTGGGGTATGA
- a CDS encoding HYC_CC_PP family protein, with product MNKLVLLNIALIYLLLSIGVTKSTHYCMGRTMNVEYYSTLADGCSGSEERKMPCCNDETEILSIEDEHQIESLGKSLLNHGSLFIPSYFQLEFESLINISDESQFADLPDPPELQIEPIYITTHSFTFYG from the coding sequence ATGAATAAGCTCGTCTTATTAAATATTGCCCTAATTTATCTACTTCTTTCAATAGGCGTTACTAAAAGTACGCACTATTGCATGGGTAGAACAATGAATGTTGAGTACTACTCAACTTTGGCTGATGGCTGTTCTGGCTCTGAAGAAAGAAAAATGCCGTGTTGCAACGATGAAACAGAAATTCTAAGCATTGAAGATGAACATCAAATAGAATCACTTGGTAAATCATTGTTGAATCACGGATCACTATTTATTCCAAGCTATTTTCAATTAGAATTTGAGAGTTTAATTAATATTTCAGATGAATCACAGTTTGCTGATTTACCTGATCCACCAGAACTCCAAATAGAACCAATTTACATTACAACGCACAGCTTTACTTTCTACGGTTAA
- a CDS encoding adenylate/guanylate cyclase domain-containing protein encodes MKVVNLVVEVLLVSIKMTPKQKHNFYKILQFIVLWVVFGQLYALVEYGLLGDSGTYPTTQNIYDPSDSFLFVFAGTLVLGAIVGLIETFGFNGFFKNRSFGIKILLKSLLYLVLIVLFLVILSFISTASYFNTSLLDEQVISSVFRFVLNPTFITIVIYIGVMFIITLFFAEIRNNLGMFVFANFVRGKYHKPRVEERIFMFMDMKSSTTIAENLGHIRYYELLNRYYSDMSDAIINTYGEIYQYVGDEVIITWPLENGLKNNNCIRCFYEIKLAIENKSEKYMDDFGLIPKFKAAIHCGKVTSGEVGKLKKEIVFSGDVLNTTSRIQECCNQYDAELLISDDLKEYLPLKKALKIEHLGLLTLKGKQNSIGINRVDLV; translated from the coding sequence GTGAAGGTGGTAAATTTGGTGGTGGAGGTGCTACTGGTGAGTATTAAAATGACACCAAAACAAAAACATAATTTTTATAAAATACTACAGTTCATAGTACTGTGGGTAGTATTCGGACAGCTCTATGCACTAGTTGAATATGGGCTGCTAGGTGATTCAGGCACTTATCCTACTACTCAAAACATTTATGATCCATCGGACTCCTTCCTGTTTGTCTTTGCTGGCACCTTGGTGTTAGGCGCTATTGTTGGGCTCATCGAGACTTTTGGTTTTAACGGATTTTTCAAAAACAGGTCGTTTGGTATCAAAATACTTCTCAAATCACTGCTTTATTTGGTGCTTATTGTTCTCTTTCTTGTAATTCTATCGTTTATTTCTACTGCCTCTTATTTTAATACAAGCCTCTTAGATGAACAGGTAATTTCGAGTGTATTTCGATTTGTACTTAATCCTACTTTTATCACAATCGTGATATATATCGGTGTGATGTTCATCATCACGCTCTTCTTTGCGGAGATAAGGAACAATCTCGGCATGTTCGTATTTGCCAATTTTGTTCGAGGAAAGTATCATAAACCACGAGTGGAAGAAAGAATTTTCATGTTTATGGATATGAAATCCTCCACCACCATCGCAGAAAATTTAGGGCATATCAGGTACTATGAATTGCTTAATAGGTACTATTCAGATATGTCCGATGCAATCATCAATACTTATGGAGAAATATATCAATACGTTGGCGATGAAGTGATTATTACCTGGCCATTGGAAAATGGACTTAAGAATAATAACTGCATCAGATGCTTTTACGAAATTAAACTAGCCATTGAAAACAAGTCTGAGAAGTATATGGATGATTTTGGTTTGATACCAAAATTTAAGGCTGCTATTCATTGTGGCAAAGTAACTAGCGGTGAGGTAGGTAAGCTCAAAAAGGAAATCGTTTTTTCTGGGGATGTTTTAAATACGACCTCAAGGATTCAGGAATGTTGTAATCAATATGATGCTGAGCTTTTGATTTCTGATGATTTAAAAGAATATCTTCCACTAAAAAAAGCATTAAAAATTGAGCATTTAGGCCTATTAACTTTAAAAGGAAAACAAAATTCTATTGGAATCAACAGAGTCGATTTAGTGTAA
- a CDS encoding heavy-metal-associated domain-containing protein, whose protein sequence is MKNILILSIVLLVSNISYSQKKVVEDSISVSGNCQMCKKRIESALINRDGVKYAEWNVKTKKLFIAYREDKISTQEVHKAIAAAGHDTDLVKSEDLVYSELPFCCLYRDHDPHGPNGEEQHENK, encoded by the coding sequence ATGAAAAATATATTAATCCTAAGTATAGTATTATTAGTAAGTAATATCTCTTACTCTCAAAAAAAAGTAGTTGAAGATTCAATTAGTGTTTCTGGCAATTGCCAAATGTGTAAAAAACGAATCGAATCTGCCTTAATCAATCGTGATGGTGTGAAATACGCAGAGTGGAATGTAAAGACAAAGAAACTCTTTATAGCCTACAGAGAAGATAAAATAAGCACGCAAGAAGTTCATAAGGCCATAGCAGCAGCGGGACACGATACAGATCTTGTAAAATCTGAAGACCTGGTATATTCTGAACTGCCTTTCTGTTGTTTATACCGAGATCATGATCCTCACGGACCTAATGGGGAAGAACAACATGAGAACAAGTAA
- a CDS encoding DUF3124 domain-containing protein: MYKWKVILIAGFIANIFFSCEREKKISSINPVVWSNRFADMSNKDSLEMGTTYLSVYSQIYSRSEDVILDLTATVSIRNTNRNDTIFIDHAEYFNSAGESLRNYFDKTIYVAPMETVEIVIDQYDKSGGTGANFIFDWKIKPGSNKPLFEGVMISASGNLGLSFTTTGQHIRR, from the coding sequence ATGTATAAATGGAAAGTTATTCTGATCGCTGGATTTATTGCCAATATATTTTTTTCTTGTGAAAGGGAGAAAAAAATTAGTTCCATTAACCCTGTGGTTTGGAGTAACAGGTTTGCTGATATGAGTAATAAGGATTCTTTAGAAATGGGTACCACCTACCTTTCTGTGTACTCACAAATTTACAGCCGCTCAGAAGATGTTATTCTTGATTTAACTGCAACGGTAAGCATTAGGAATACAAACAGAAACGATACGATATTTATTGATCATGCTGAATATTTTAACTCAGCAGGTGAATCTTTAAGAAATTATTTTGATAAAACTATATATGTAGCTCCGATGGAGACCGTTGAAATTGTTATTGATCAATATGATAAAAGTGGTGGGACAGGCGCAAATTTTATTTTTGACTGGAAGATTAAGCCTGGTTCAAATAAGCCACTTTTCGAAGGTGTAATGATATCTGCCAGTGGCAATCTTGGCTTGTCTTTTACAACTACCGGTCAACATATTAGAAGGTAA
- a CDS encoding TonB-dependent receptor, whose protein sequence is MRTSNKLILILGFLLILSTFSFGQSLFGVVTTEETGKKEPLFGANVYWLGTTVGTTTKENGTFFIDRVAQSNLLVVSFVGYAADTIEITDQNSIMVTLNPETTLNEVVVEGWKPSSGIKHLEGINTLEMSEDELFKAACCNLSESFETNPSVDVAFTDAVSGTKQIQMLGLSGPNVMISVENMPGLRGLSSNYGLSFIPGSWINAIQVTKGVGSVVNGHESIAGQINVELKKPQESDKLFLNGYINQSGRTELNTVYTQRVGDKWATTTLLHGSVLPTKMDNNDDGFLDFPKSDQVNFISRWVYKGKKGWLGQFGVKVLEDNKIGGQTSFDEDMERTTSNPYGVKLSSTKYEGFGKMGFVFSGKEYKSFGFQFNTYTQKLDSYYGLNNYDANEDYVYSNFIYQSIIGNTQHKFKTGLSYSYNHMDEEFNALALARTEHVSGGFFEYTYDNLDDLILILGARLDYNSLFGEIFTPRVHVKYSPFETTAIRLSAGSGTRTANIISENASVLASSRTVLFENLQTNAGYGFNQDKAWNFGLNVSQEFRLNYRDGIINFDVYHTKFDNQVILDLDRNSQEAVFTSLIGDSYSNSIQFQVDYELLKRLDLRMAYRWLDVTVDYNTGELQKPLIPQHRAFVNFEYETLNKWAFDYTVQWTGEQRIPNTESNPAEFRRSDYSEEFVLMNAQITKTFDKGWAVYVGMENITDYQQKDAIIAANDSFGAYFDSSLIWGPIFGRMAYAGFRYRIK, encoded by the coding sequence ATGAGAACAAGTAACAAACTCATACTGATTTTAGGGTTCCTCTTAATACTATCTACCTTCTCTTTTGGGCAATCTCTTTTTGGAGTAGTTACAACTGAGGAAACAGGTAAAAAAGAGCCCTTATTTGGCGCCAATGTTTATTGGCTCGGCACAACGGTTGGAACAACTACTAAAGAAAATGGTACTTTCTTTATTGACCGTGTAGCGCAAAGCAATCTGCTGGTTGTAAGTTTTGTTGGGTATGCTGCAGATACTATTGAAATCACCGATCAAAATAGTATAATGGTAACGCTCAATCCTGAAACAACACTAAATGAAGTGGTGGTGGAAGGCTGGAAGCCTAGTTCAGGAATTAAACATCTGGAAGGTATCAATACACTGGAGATGAGTGAAGATGAACTGTTCAAGGCTGCATGCTGCAATCTCTCTGAAAGTTTTGAAACGAACCCTTCGGTAGATGTAGCATTTACAGATGCCGTTTCGGGTACGAAACAGATTCAGATGCTCGGGCTGTCAGGTCCGAACGTGATGATCAGTGTTGAGAACATGCCTGGGTTGCGAGGTTTATCCTCAAATTACGGTTTAAGTTTTATTCCAGGTTCATGGATTAATGCTATTCAGGTAACAAAAGGTGTGGGTTCAGTGGTTAACGGTCATGAAAGTATTGCAGGCCAGATTAATGTTGAACTAAAAAAGCCGCAAGAAAGTGACAAACTCTTTCTAAATGGATATATCAATCAATCTGGCAGAACGGAACTCAATACGGTTTATACCCAAAGGGTCGGTGATAAATGGGCTACTACCACTCTTTTACATGGCTCTGTACTTCCAACTAAAATGGATAATAACGATGATGGATTTTTAGATTTTCCTAAGTCCGATCAGGTAAACTTTATTAGCCGATGGGTTTACAAAGGTAAAAAAGGTTGGCTCGGTCAGTTTGGAGTAAAAGTGTTGGAAGACAATAAGATTGGCGGGCAGACTTCTTTTGATGAAGATATGGAAAGAACCACATCTAACCCTTATGGCGTTAAACTGAGTAGTACTAAGTATGAAGGGTTTGGTAAAATGGGGTTTGTGTTCTCTGGCAAAGAATATAAGAGCTTTGGATTTCAGTTCAATACCTACACGCAGAAATTAGATAGCTACTATGGCTTGAACAACTATGACGCTAATGAAGATTATGTGTACTCCAACTTTATCTATCAATCGATTATTGGAAATACACAACATAAATTCAAAACCGGTCTTTCATATTCCTATAATCATATGGATGAAGAATTTAATGCCCTGGCATTGGCTAGAACTGAACATGTTAGCGGTGGTTTCTTTGAGTATACGTATGATAATTTGGACGATCTGATCTTGATCTTAGGAGCCCGATTAGATTACAACAGCCTTTTTGGTGAAATATTTACGCCTAGGGTTCATGTCAAGTATTCACCGTTCGAAACTACAGCCATCAGATTGTCAGCCGGAAGCGGAACCAGAACAGCCAACATTATTAGCGAGAATGCTTCCGTACTGGCAAGTTCAAGAACTGTATTATTTGAGAATTTACAAACAAATGCAGGCTACGGCTTCAATCAAGATAAAGCATGGAATTTTGGATTGAATGTGTCTCAGGAGTTTAGATTAAACTATCGTGATGGTATTATCAATTTTGATGTTTATCATACCAAGTTTGATAACCAGGTAATTCTCGATTTAGATAGAAACTCACAAGAGGCTGTATTCACTTCCCTCATTGGAGATTCATATTCGAACAGTATACAATTCCAGGTGGATTACGAACTGTTGAAAAGACTCGACTTAAGGATGGCTTACCGATGGTTAGACGTAACTGTCGATTACAATACCGGTGAATTACAAAAACCATTGATACCACAACACAGAGCCTTCGTTAATTTTGAATATGAGACACTAAACAAATGGGCATTTGACTATACTGTTCAGTGGACAGGTGAACAGAGAATCCCAAATACAGAATCGAACCCAGCAGAGTTTCGCAGATCAGATTATTCAGAAGAGTTTGTATTGATGAATGCTCAGATCACTAAAACTTTTGATAAAGGCTGGGCCGTTTATGTAGGCATGGAAAACATTACTGACTACCAGCAAAAAGATGCAATCATAGCGGCTAATGATTCTTTTGGAGCGTACTTCGATAGTTCTTTAATCTGGGGACCAATATTTGGCCGGATGGCTTATGCTGGTTTTCGGTATCGAATTAAATAA